One Emys orbicularis isolate rEmyOrb1 chromosome 20, rEmyOrb1.hap1, whole genome shotgun sequence genomic window, CTCtcaaggagaggttgagggaactggggttatttagtctggggaagagtgaggggggatttgatatcagctttcaactacctgaagaggggttccaaagaagatggagctcggctgtgctcagtggtggcagatgacagaacaaagagcaatggtctcaagttgcagtggggtagggctaggttggatattaggaaacactatttcactaggagggttgagaagcactggaatgggttacctagggaggtggtggtatctgcatccttagaggtttttaaggcgcagcttgacaaagccctggctgggataatttagttggtgttggtcctgctttgaacagagggttggaatagatgacttcctgaggtctcttccaaccctgatattctatgattctctccaTATTGCAATccctaaatgttcaaaaatccTGAGTTGGGCtccccaaaaatcacaaaatcatGTAAACCTACTCGAtttggggtttatttatttaccttctgctttttgagcctttatggggcactggggtcacatttggAAACTTTCTCCACCACCACGAGAGTTAGAAACTTCCTATTTCTTTAAAGAGGGAAGGCTGAAATTCTCACAGATGCATTGACGCCATGAGCTTGGGTTTTAAGAAAACCATACTGATTGTGACCCATGACAAaaccatgagagttggcaacactatatatttttttcaaatgctgACATTGCTGGAGACGTTAGCTGGCCAGTCCTTGTTTCTTCTCCTCTTTccttacttttcatttcattCTGACACCACAGCAACAACTGTTGCCAAATAGCTATTATAAGAAAAGCTGCCATCCCGTCCAGAACGCATCTGCATGGTCAGGACAtgctttgttgttgttggctCTAGTTTACACACACGCCAACCAGTATAGATCTggtaatgtggctggccctttcgggatcagaagaacattttctACAGTGAATAGAGTTTTAagtaacttctcactttactggacctatttgctgattgggagcctagattggaatgcaataaagggggctgtatgatttctttcttttttcttggcTTCTTGaaaaccagtgtgggggatcaggagcacagCTTCTGACTGGTTGGTGATTCTAACTACTGtattaaccaccagttttgggataaactgctcttctgtttgcagactgccctgaccttggcattttcagtatgggctgccctctgcacctCTGGTCACAGGTCACAGTAACTGTGAAGATCTCACTTGCAAGCTCCATCCAAGTTACAAAACCTTGGGCAAGGCTGGGGGCCGGCAGATCCAAAAGATGATAAAGACTAAAAAAGATCAACCCGGTTTCTCCATCACCGACAACTTTTAACGCAGGGCTGCCTGGTATTTCTAATAGTTCTTGGGCAGTTCTGAGCTCGGGGTCTGCAGCACCTGGTTGCAAGCGTCCCCTGAATCCAACAGCCCTTTCCTCTCTGCACACTCAAGTCCAACTCCAGAGCAACAGCCCAGCCACGCTCATGCCAGGCACTGTGGACACATCTCTGGGGCATGTGCATCTTTGGGAGCCCCACTGAAGCTCTAGTCCCTTTGGACACACAACTCCCTCCAGTGGGCAGCGGGTGGCATTGATATTAGCCCAGGGGGTACTGCTGGACTCCACATTTCAGTTCATCCCTGTCCCCGCGTACCCAACCAGTCTAAGGAGCCTGTCTGGGCAGTAGCGCATTATCCAATGGACCAAGGGGGCCCGTGCTCAGGGACTGAGGCCAATTGGGGACCCCTAGAAAATTGGATGTCCCACCCCAGCGGAATCCCAGAGACCTGGCAGAAGCACTGGATCGGGTGGCGAAAGCCCCAACGCCCAGACCCTCAATGCAGGGTTGGGACTGGAGGGCTCTTGCCCCCTCCCAAGACCTCAGggttagtggtcagagcaggggagggtTGACTCGGGACATCTGGGTTTGAGCCCCagatgtgggaggggagtggggtctagtggattagagaaactggggggctgggagccagagctcctgggttctggctctggcaggggagtgggggctagttttAAAGCAATGGCTGTTTCTTAGGTGGTTTCTTTGCTAAGACAGTGGCGGAATGATCATTGCCATTTATGGTTTGCAGCTTCTCCATCTCAGAGATCAGGCGGAGGCGGAGCGTGTAGAAGACACAGAGTTAAGGGGAGTGACCTCAACACACAGGACAGCACAGACTCACGGACACTTTGCTGCGAAAACACACACCATTTGAGTCTCTCTGCGCTGCCCAGGTGAGTCAAAACAATGGGCAGAGGCCTCTCCTTGGGTCTGAAGGGGAATTTCTTTGCTAAACCTATCTAGAAGCCACAGACATTTGCTATTACCAAGGCAAACCAGTGGGACTCCATGTTACTGGGTATTAGTGGAATTAGCCTGTGGGATTACCTGCCACTGGGTATTAATGGGGTTAACTTAATAGACAGTTAGTAGGCTAGAACTGTGACCTGGGTGAATTTTTCTCCCTTGTCTCATGTTAATCAGAGGAGGTGTTCTCCATTTACGAATCTCTAAGCCACAggaccccatgtccctcccagagcccaggagttctgacCTCCCACCCCTGATCaatcccttcccactcccaaaaCTGGGGaaaacccaggggtcctggctcccacACCCCCTTCTCTAACCTTTAGGCCATTCTGCAGAGTAcagaagtcgggggggggggcgcattctGTGACAGAGGCAATAGCCCAGAGGTCCCTGGTGCAGAGCTGCAGCAAGGCTGTGGGGTAGAGAATCAGCTCAGTGCATTGAGGCTTCCTGTGTTACAATGAGATGAGAAGGACCCTGCACGCTCTCGAGTCAGAGTGTAGCAGCAGTTCCTGTGACAGGCAGATGAGCacaaggtgggtgggggtggagtggctTTTTCTAccttgtagcagtgagttccacaggcatcAGCTCCAGCATGCTAGGAGCCAACAGCACTGATCCCACCTCCCTTAGCCAGGCAGTCCTAGGCCCTGAAGCCAGATCAGAGTCAGTGCCTCCTagtggggaaaggccccgtgtcccattccctgccccattGACCCAACCGTCCCTCCAGGTCACAGCCGAAGTGATGTTCTCTGCATAGCTGTAATTTGCTCTATTAGACAactgtcccccttccccacttGCCACACGTCTGCTATCCCGCTTTCCCTCCCCTGCTGACCATAGCTCTatcttgtagcagtgagttcctcTGGTCATGGCCCTTTGCTGAGAATACCCAGCCTGGACATTCTGGAGGACCAGAGAGAGCCCAGAGAGGTCCCCTCTgctatttccccttcctccttttcccctcctccattATACCTTCAACCCCTCTTCTGTCTCTCCCCAGGGCACCATGGACCGAGGCAACGTGACCCTCTCACCCATAACCTGGACAAACTCCAGCCAGCCCCCAGCATCCATGAAGAGCACTAACCTGGCCATTGCTGTGTTGCTCTTTGCCACCTTCCTAGTGGGTGTGGTGGGGAACGGGCTGTACCTGTgggtgctggggctgaagatgaggaggacggtGACCACCCTCTGGTTTCTCCATTTGGTCTCCTGTTCTCTCCTCTTTACCCTGATGCTCCCTTTCTTCACTGTCCATGTTCTCCTTGGTTTCCACTGGGTCTTTGGCACTGCCATGTGCAAGGTCCTCAGTGCCTGCACCCACCTGGGCATGTTCTCCTCTGTCTTCCTCCTTGCCCTCATCAGCCTGGACCGCTACACCCTCACCTGCCGCCCCGTCTGGTCCCGGCAACACCGCACCATGTCCTGGGTCAGGAAGCTGGTCATGGGTGTGTGGCTGGCCTCCTTCACCCTTAGTGCTCCCTACCTGTTTTTCCAGGAGacctgggaggtggagggagacAGGGTCATTTGCACCATTTATTACATCCTCTCCAGAGACCAGGACAGAGCTGAGGTGCAGGCCTGGAGGGTACACACGTACGTTGTGCTGTTCGTGGTCCGGTTCCTGCtgggcttcctgctgcccttcTGCATCATTGCAGTATGCTACGGCCGGATGGGGCTGGAGATGAAAGAGAAGGGGCTGGCACGGAGCAGCAAGCCCTTCAAAGTCATGGTGGCCGCGGTGGTGTCATTCTTCTTTGGCTGGCTGCCCTACCACCTCTACCAGAGCTTGACGCTCATCAGAGATGTGCCACAGTCATTGACTGATGCCTTCCTGCTCATTAGCATTATCACGTTCTGCTTCAACGTCTGC contains:
- the LOC135892564 gene encoding probable G-protein coupled receptor 33; this translates as MQCYRLGTNWLSSSSEEKDLGITVNEKLDMSQQLWEAPTPRPSMQGWDWRALAPSQDLRGTMDRGNVTLSPITWTNSSQPPASMKSTNLAIAVLLFATFLVGVVGNGLYLWVLGLKMRRTVTTLWFLHLVSCSLLFTLMLPFFTVHVLLGFHWVFGTAMCKVLSACTHLGMFSSVFLLALISLDRYTLTCRPVWSRQHRTMSWVRKLVMGVWLASFTLSAPYLFFQETWEVEGDRVICTIYYILSRDQDRAEVQAWRVHTYVVLFVVRFLLGFLLPFCIIAVCYGRMGLEMKEKGLARSSKPFKVMVAAVVSFFFGWLPYHLYQSLTLIRDVPQSLTDAFLLISIITFCFNVCFTPVLYLFVGQTFHQVLRTSLFAQVKAAFHEDLDSDVSGPDSRGRTGEKLTAWK